The stretch of DNA GGAGCAGTAGATTTGCCTTAGAGTTGCTGCCAGAAGACTCATGCTGGACTAGTTTACTTAATTCACTGTTCCCTCAAAGGGTCACTTCTGGGCAACTCTTCCATATCTACTTGAGAGGAAACCACAGGTTCAGTCCATAGGCGACTTGTGTCAGGAATGCTAAAGAAGGGGAGCATCCTTTTATTTCTAGGATGTAGTAAGTGGACGTGCAGATGCTCACGTCTAAAGAGGAAGACAGCAGAGAGGCAGCATTGTGGTATTTGGGCAAATACTTCCTTATTATCTTCTCCAAACTCTCGAGCCCATGTCATCTGCCCCAAGACCATCGGTTCCCCATGATGATCTCTTTCCTGCTCCACTGCCTTCGAAGATCAGTAGTTTCAGAAGGCGGACATCAGGTCCGAACTAGACGGTCAGCTGCTGTAGCCCTGAAGGATGCTCAGGGCCCATCCATTGCTGTTACTCTTCCTCCTACTTCATGCCCCATGGTCTCGCAGTTAGAACGGGCACATCTCTGCAGCTGTCACCTGCCAGCATCCCGGACATAGCCTATTTATCAACTAACAGCCATGCAGCAGGTAGGCAGCTTCCTAGCAGAACTGCCCAAGCTCAGTTATCTTCTGGGCTCCCTCCTAGTTCTACTAAATCAAGCTATCAGGGGCCTAGGCctgataatccttttttttttttttttttttttttttaagcatctccAATAATTTTGATGCCTGTACTTCTTTGGGAGACACTGACAGTGGATAGGGCCACATGGTAGCTTTGTTCTCCCACCCCCAAGCCAGCTGAGGGAGGTGATAATACCAACCTGAGAGTCTCATTCCCCTCTAACTGCCCACCCAACCCCCGATTCCAGTCTTGTCACTTTGGCCCAGGACTCTCCATCCTTCTCcctgttctttccattttctaaGCTGTTTAGCAAGAGACAGAATTCTTGTTTTCCCATTCATTCATCCCTTCAGAGGTGCCTCAAGGTCAGCTGTATTTTGCAAAAATGAGGTATACCCAGCGTTGGGCCATTCCAGACATTGTTGAGACTGCTGTCCTGCAGAGCGACCTGACCCCTCAGTTCTGAGCAACGTGGAGAGGGTGCTGCAGCAGCCGGCAGCCAGCTGGACGGCACCTCCCCCGACCTCCCTTCCCGAAGACAGGGCCTTCGTCTGGGGACGTATGGGGGGGGGTTAAGGTCATACAACAGCAAATCATAGTTAACCTTCATTGAGCACGTATGCCAGTTTTTGTGCTGAACGCTTTCTATGCGTCATGTCATTTCACCTCAAGGAGGGACCTCCTGAGAGTCCAAGATCACCAGCTAATATACGGAGAAACTGGGATTTAAACCACGGTCTTCTGATGCCACACGTTCTCCACCATGGGAGACTGTGAACACCCTCAGCAGCATCGTTTGTTGATGGTTTCACTTTTGTTTTACAGAAGAATGCTGTGATCGAAAGCCTGCAAGAACAAGTAAACAATGCCAAAGAGAAGCTGGTGAGGCTGATGTCAGCTGAGTGCACCTGTGGCCCCCCCGAGGGGGCTGTCCCGCCTGCCGCGTCCCACGGCAAGGACGTCCTGGCCGCCGCCTCTGCCCACGGCCTGGCAGTTCAGGGGCCTTCGGAGTGCCTCTCTGACTCTCAGAATGATACCAGCACGGCCACCCAGGACTCCCAGAGCACCTCAGTGCCCTCCTCAAGTGTACGAGGTCTCAAGGGGCCTGTAAAGGACACCAGCCCCGCCCCAGGGCAGAAGGAGAAAATTTCTGACTTGAAAGGCTTTTCTGATCATTTAAATTTGAGCTGCGGCCAGAAGCCACGGGCTGATCAAAGCTGGGATGCACAAAGAAGAGACCAGGTACCCGTGGTCCTCCACCAGGGTTTGATGCCAGGTGGCGAAGGCTCTGTTCCCCAGAGACAGGGGCAGCTGGAGAATTCAGAGGGGCACGCAGAGCGATCGTCAAGGGTCAATTCAGTGATCAGGGAGAAGCTTCAGGAAGTCCTCCAGGATCTGGGCCTGGGCCCGgaggctcccctcccctcctccctgtcttgTCCCCAGCAGCCCCAGAAGAGCCGTGCCTGCCACAGCCCCCCGAAGATGCCCCTCTCCAGGGAGCTGGGCTTCAGCCCATACCTGGTGAGGAGAAGGCGGGCAGCACAGCGGGCTCGCTCGCACTTTCCAGGTTCTCTGCCCTCCTGTGCGGGGCATCGGGTAAACAGGGCTGTCTCTGGGGCACACACTGGGCAAAATGTGCGGGACAGGGACAGCCGCTGCCTGGACCCCCAACCTGCTGGTTCCAGGGTAGCAAGACCCTCTTCTGGGAAACCTTTACTactcccagctcctccaggcaAGCCAGGCTCCCCGGAGGGCAGTAGAAAGTGCCAGACAGAGCCTCAGGGAGCTGAAGGGAGCCGTGCAGCCTTTCCTTACCAGCCTTCTGGTTCTGGCAGGGCACTGTGTCCTGCTGCCCCACCCCTATCCAGAGCCTCTCCAGACCTGCCTGAGCAGCAGCTGCGGCAGTCCCCAGGGtccccaggctgcccctcccTGTCCTCTCCATGCAGCTACCTTGACACCGAATCCAGCAGCTCAGATGAGGTCTTCTGCCGCTGCCACCGGCCCTACTGTGAAATCTGCTTCCAGAGCTCCTCTGATTCCAGCGACAGTGGCTCATCAGACACCGACCCTGAGCCTGCTGGGGGGCTGGCTTCCTGGGAAAAGCTGTGGACCCGCTCAAAGCCTATTGTGAACTTCAAAGATGACTTGAAACCCACACTGGTGTGAAGAGCAGTGCAAGTCTGGACATAGAGCTCCGTCTGGGACAAGCCATACCATGGCCTGTTGTGGCCTTCAGGGAATCGACCAGTGCCCTGCTTTTGACCAGTCCTTACCATGTTTCAGCGATGCTCACTTGAGCACTGTGGTACCTTGAGCACTTCTTGATCTATACAAAAGGGGTATTGCCTGTCTCCTTACTACCTCACAGCATTCCTGTAAAAGACTCCAGCCGAGTGCCCATCAGAGATATCCTTTGGATAAAAGGTGCTAAATGAGCAAAAGGGTCTTTTGTCCTGGTCAGCCTATGAGGTACAAACCTCTTCGTATATACCAGATGGATGGCTGGgtggacagacagatggagaaatggaaggaaatttcCACAGACCAAGAGCTGTGGACTGTGACCCATCACGCTGGCTCTTTGGTGGTAGACCTGCTGGGAAGACGTCTCCTGCGTCCTTGGGTGGCCCACTCTTGGCAGGGCGTGGTTTTGTCTCTGCTCAAGTTTGTGAACAGTACTACCCCAAGGTCCCAGCCTCCAGCCAGACTCAGCTTGGAGCCACCTGTACACCCCTGTTTGGTGTTCATTTCTTTACACCATTGTGGCACCTCAGTATCATCCCTGAGACATCCAGGTGTCCATTGGGCCACAGGCACCCCGGCCGGATCTCTCTCCTGGGCTCGGGTGGCACCTGAGGCCCACCGCTTTGACTCTGCCAGTGCAGTTTTGCAGTAGCGGGAAGCACGCACTGGCCATCTCTGCTGAGGTCAGGGAGGCGCTATTGGTCAAGAGGGTGCCAGCTGGGGCTACATGACCACTGATGGCACATAAACCTGGAAATAGAAAATGGGGAAAtagagaggaggaaatgagggaGAAGCTAGGAAAGAAAACAGGTTTCGAACATTTATCTTGAGTCTAGCATGGTACTTGGAAATATCAAATATCAGTAATTCCTTATGATGATCCTGTGAAGTAGACACGCTCattcccatttttacagatggagaTTATGAGGCTTAGAGAATGGACGTAGCTTCCCCAGCATCACATTGCTGGAGAGGGGCCCGTGTAGGGGCCCATGTGGGACTTGGCCACAGCTCACAGGACTCCAAGTGGGTAGACTTCCCTGGGGCACAtctcttcactttttcttctaGGAGTGGCAGGCCAGACAGCAAAGCAGGGGTAGTGTAGGAAGCTGCGATGCGCTTGCCCTGCAGTCCAggatggcagagctgggctccTCACCTCGGGAAGCAGCCCTCCACTGCCTCACTGCCGCAGGGGCCCACTCGCACCTACCAAGACAACCGGGGAGTTGGTGAGAGAGTAGAAGCGCCAGGATCTCATCTCCTGCCAGAGCCTCAGGGAAAACACAGCTGAGTCCATTTCACTTGTTGCTGAGCTAGTTGTTGTTTACAGGCTGTTCCCTGCCCCACTTGTGTGTGCATCTGTTTGTGTACACACACTCGTGTGCAGGAGTTTGGGCCTCATTACATGTGTCTGGAGGGGAGCATGTAGCTCTCCGTGTCTCACAGATGATGTATCACGGACTCTCGGGGCTGCCGACACCTTGTGAATCTCCAGACGCTGGACCGGGAGGCCCTCCTGGTAACACAGCTTCTTCTGTTGTCTACTTGTAAATACGAATATCATAATTTATTCTGCATGTGGGCTTGTAGTTTCTGCTTGTGCTGTTTGTATGCTGTCCAAGTGATACCTTAATAAAAGAAATGGCTCTCAAGGCAAGTCTTTTCAGAAATTGTAgtttggggctggggaggagggacctAGACAAGACTGAACCACCCAAAGGAGTGGAAATGCAGCAGCCATTAGATTTGCTGCTGGCTTACCCTGGGTTCCAGATGTATCTTCTACCATGCTTCCATTTGTAACAGATTCTTCTGTGGGCTCCTCGTGCAGCTTCCTatcccagaaacacctgccccagcGGGGAGAGGAAACTCTGGAGACCCTCGACTCTTCCCACCCACTGGGGTCCTGTGGCTGGGCTTCACCTCTTTCAGTTCCTTTCTTCCCACTCTAAACCTGGCTGtccttctctcactctctctgctcCTGCACCCTCAGTTCCCTCATCCCAGCCCTTCCACATCTCCGTCCCTCCTCTATCTAgaatttctttcccctctttgtgCACCCTGTGAATGACATCCCTCAAGGCTCAGGTAGAGCACGTCTTCTCTCTTCAGCCTTTCCTGAACGTTCCCAGGTAAAAATGACATCCCTTAGTTCAATGGAGAAAGAGGTTTTGGGGCCCATGTTTCAAACTTGGTTGTATAGAAGCTCCTAGCATCCATTCTACCTAGAATGACTTTGTAACGCTTGCATTTGTTGAAGATATGGCAAATCTaccctatattttctttctttattgttgGTTTGAAAACGGTATGCCAAGCACCACAAGTGCCTGCTCCAAAATACTGTCTCCAGATCTATTGTTTACTGTGTGCCACCCCCACTCCTCAGCAGCTTCTTCCCTAGATCTTTCACTCAAGACCAGCTAATCCAGTGATGAAATCCTTAAAGGGATAAATATGCCATGACTTCTGGCCCACTCTTGATTGTCATGCTCTTGAGGAAAGGGCAGAAACTTGGTGCAAAGAAATCCTGGAGAAGTTGACATTGCTTTGCTGCCGTCATTGGGGCTATGCCTGTCTCTGTTGGTCTTAAGGTCTGGCATGGAGCCCAGCCTGTTTCTTACCCAAGTATATGTTACTTTGCTGATGGAAATCTTGGTTGGAGGTGTCCATTCTAATCCCAAAATCTGTCCCTGTCTCTGGCCTGCGTCAAACTCTCTTTCCTTAAAGGATCAACTTGGCCTCTCTGCAgctcagagaggagaaaagagcatCAGATGTAGGAGGCATGTGTTTAACAAATCACATCACTTCTAAAATGGTAAAGAGAAAAGTCAATGCACATTCCACAAAAATCTcttctgtgtctgtatttctgttaCTATATTTAGATGTGTCTCCTTCACAGATTGCAAGTTCCTGAAAGCACTAAGTGTGTCCTCTGCATCTTTGTATCCTCTAGAGTAGCCATCAGAGAGCTTTGCACAAAGTATGAGCCCAGTAAATGTTCGATGGACAGATTTCTGGGCAGATAAGCGgatgaaacaaaggaaaacaaggaaacaaaggaaGGCAAAGAACCTATAATGGAGCTAGCAGTGCAGCAGAAAGGGAGGCAGAGTCTTCTGGCTTCACTGCCTTTGACTGAGGTAAGGGCAAGGAACAACATCACTGAAAGGTCCAGAGGTAACTGAATTCTGAAAATGACAGCACCAAGTCTCTTAGAGGGAGGTGGGGTAGAGTGACAGAGTGAATGGAAGAGAAACAAAGTTCTTGTGATAAAGGTGTTCTCTTAAAGATGCTTTCCTTCACAGGCCTGTTACTAAGTAGCAAGCACTATTAGCAGGAGGACAGTCTTTCTCACCATCATCTTCCTGAGTCCCCTTTCTCAGAGCCCCAAACAAAGCAGTGTCTCTGTCTCCTCGGGCTGCTGCACTTTTCCCAGTGACGCCATCTGGGCTTTGTTAAGGGAGGTCTAATGCAGAGATGGCAGCTTTGGGACCGAAAGCAGGAGAGAGGTTACAGGATGTCCTCAAACTTTGTTCTTCCTCGCCACTGGTACCCactctgatctctttttcctTGAATTGTTTCTGATGTTAGCATCCCCGGCCAAACTGCATTTGACTGAGGGAACATGTTGGGATTTTCAATTCACTATCAAGGTCACAAAGAGACAAGAAATGCCAGTGTCACAAGGCAAAATAACTTGTTATGAGTTTGACAAGATCTGGGTCAATGCTTCCCAACCCTTTTCATTCTTTGACTTACCTCTGGATGTCTAAATATACTAGCAAGACACGTAGGCTCAGAATAAGTGCTTGGGAAAGGCCCTGAAAAGGTCTGACGGTGACtaagagaaaagcaagagaaaaggagGACAAGAAGTCCAGACAACAGCGAGAAATGAGGGAGATGtggtgaaggagggaggaaggcaaagAACAAAATGCACGCTGCTTAGCTTTGTCTGTGGACATTGCCTCTCTTGTAAATGAATGTGCTGACTCCAGTCTGAGGTGAAAGTGGGGCTCAATTCTATGAAGAAGGGCAGGGAAACCCTTGCAGAGCCCTTTCTTCAGTGTATATGTAACCATTGGTTCATTTCTCTACTTTCCTGCTAGactgtgagcttttttttttaattgacttatttatttttagctgcgttgggtctttgttgctgcccgcaggctttttctagttgcagtgagcaggggctactctttgttgcagtgtgcgggcttctcattgcagtggcttctcttgttgcggagcacaggctctagacacgagggcttcagtagttgcagcacatgggctcagtagttgtagctcatgggctctagagcgcaggctcagtagttgtggcgcaggggcttagttgctccacagcatgtgggatctttgtggcccagggatcgaacctgcccctttactggcaggcagattcttaaccactgtgccaccagggaagccccaggctgTGAGCTTCTTGAGACTGCAACTTGTTATAATTATCTTGGTGTCCCCGGCACCCAGCATTGTGCCTGGTGCATGGGTTGATGCTCAGCAGATATTTgtcaaaagaaatcaagaaaagagtGGCCTTGCCAGAGCTGTCTCGGGGGGACCCCAGGGAGGCCACTCATAAGAGCTGAGGCCACCTGGGAAGCAGGGCTTAGGTACTTCACCATGGACCGAACAACAGTGCTGTTGATTCACTGAAGTTTAAATGCTTTGTGATAGTGCCTGGAATCTTTCTCAAAAGAAGGCATTTTCGATGGGCTCTCTTCTCCACTAATTTTTGTACAGTAATTTTCCCTATGAACTGCCAGGGCTTAGAGTCACCCATGTGACTGTGACTTTCAGCAAGTTGCAAAACTTCTTTGTGGCTCAGTTTTCCCAACTGTAAACTGGGATAATAGCACCCACCTCATAGAGATAGGagggttaaataaattaatattaatattaattatggaTTTGAcctatgcctggcacatagtaaacatcATATGTGTCTTAGGAAGTTGTCTGGGAAACacagctttatattttaaaagcttctttatgttttcttgctTTATACCAAAATTCCCATTCCTGTATTCAATTTGTTCCTGATGGAAGTGTCTTCTAAATAAATATGGTAACGTGAGGATGCTTTAGCCCACTTCTAGGACAACAGAAATTTCTCCCTGATCCCCTTCTAAGTCAGGCTCACTTACCCTGCAGAGCACATCCACCTGTAGGACTCAAATATTAGGGCAGGCCTAGGGAAAAGTACCGTTGAAATTCAGgaaatctgacttttttttaatctctttattggaatataatttctttacactgttgtgccagtttttgctgtacaacgaagagaatcagctatatttatacatatatccccatgtcccctccctcctgcaactccctctcaccctccctatctcagccctcttaagtcatcacccatcatcgagttgatctccctgtgctatgcagcagcttcccactagccatctattttatatttggtagtgtatatgtgtcaatgctactctcacttcatcccagcttccccttcgtgccccaccccccgccccgtgtcctcaaggccgttctctacatctgcatctttattcttgccctgtcactggcttcatcagtgccatttttttagattccatgtacatgagttagtatacggtatttgttttactctttctggcttacttcgctctgtatgacagactctaggtccaaggAAATCTGACTTTTTTCAGGGTGGAGCCAAAAGACAACTATTTTCCTTACAGAAATATTATGCactttataagagaaaaaaatatatagggtacctactgtgtgccacttGATACTTGTCTCATTTAAGACAACCTCACAAAGtagttattatttctgttttacagatgaggaaactgtaacTGGGAaaagttaggtaacttgcccaaagtcacacaactggtTAGAGGCTGAGCCAAATCTGATTTGATTTCAAAGCCCTTTTTGGATGCCCCAGCGCTGATTCCAGACCATGTGCTACAGGCGTGTTACCAGAAGACAAGGAATTTCAACCCAGCAGGGCAGGGACCCAGGCTGAGGTTTTCTTAGGACACCAAGGTTTCCTTAGGAAAAGCAAGCTGGTCTGGTGCTGTAAGCCTATTACAAAACCTTCCATTGCTGAGTCATCGAACACGTCTTCAAGGCTGGAAGGGAGCTTTCTAAAGCTACCCGATCACTCCCGCCCCCTTCAGGAAGTTCAATGCCAAACACATGTGACATTGAAAACAAGCAAGTCCCTTGTTTAAAAAGACCACACCCAGTCCTCCAAGCTGAAAGTGTTTTTTCAAGCGTCATACCCTTTAAGTGGCACAAAACGTGATGCTGGGCAAGGGTCCAAGAAGACCCTGTGACGACTGGAAGCGGTGCAGACCACAGGGCATATGTGCAGACTAGGGAGGGCCAAGGTATCTCTTCAACCCAAGTCTCTACTTGGCTGGAAGGCTTTCATTGCTCCCACGTCCTGCAGGATGAACGCTCACCTTGGTTTGGAGTTCAAGGCCCTCCCTTACGGAGCTCCACCCTCCCCCATTCCCGACTTGCCTAAAACTCCCCTCCTGGCTCCTGCCAAAGGGGTTTACTGTACAGAACTTGCCAGCGCCCACCTCAGGCCCTCACTTTTGTTCACAGcagcccctctctccctccttctaacCACCCCAGCCTAAAGGGACCTCAAGTTCCTCTGACCAGTTCCAACTGATCTCGGAATTTATTATCTTGAGCTGTTATATAAGTCCTTCATTGTTAACTTTTCACACATCCATTTCTTGCCTTTCCAACTAGAGTACCAGGGACTGGAGGTCAAAAGCCACGTCTAATTGGTCACTGCACATCCACATACCTTGAGCAGTGCCTGATGCGTCATAGATCTCAATCAACatttccaggtttcttttgaagACCGACCGCCTCTCTCTTTGTTCCCACCTTGCTGTCTGTACCCAGTGGACCTTGagcaaacaaaaaggaatttGGCAGcgtttttctttcagtctgtacTTGAAGTTTAGCCTTTCAGAGGATCCCTACTGTCTCATTACTAGAGAGTCCACTATATGCCAAGCATTATGATAGAGGCTTGCAGTTAATGTTGAGGAAATCAAGCTAATGGGACCCACGTAGTAAGAACCCTGGGCCCAATTTCCCCAACGTCctcaaaacaagcaaataaaaaccagCAGCAGTTCTTAAAACCAGTCCTCCGGATGGTCCCATCTATGAACACCTACAGAAAGCTGAAGAGTCCTAGAAAAATGGAAGGCCAGTTGTTTCTGCTGTGGTTGCTACTGCTCCCATCATAAAACATAATGGAGAATCGGAAACAGGATACAGATCTGTCAACACATTCTTCTGATGTCACAAGCAGGCACTTTTACACTCAGGAAAAGGGGGCCCTAGCACTGGAATGCAGCCAGATGTCTTATTTCCAGCAGTTATCCCTGTCACTCTGGAACTACAGGAGTCTCACAACGGGACCAGAGTGGCCTGGATCTTGCATACAGAAGCCACTGCTGTCAATCCACATCCTAAAAGGGTTTCTTCCCTCTGAAGCCTTGCCTGTAATTTCCAGGACATTCTGAATCAAGGTAGGGTCTTGACATTAGTATTTTAAGTTCCCAAAGTGATTTTCTTGTGCAGCCAGAGTTCAAAGCCCCTGGGCTTTGGCTCTGATCTCCTGGGATACCAGAATGAAGCTTCCGGGTCCTGCCACCATCTCCATCCCTATGCTTTGCCCACCTCCTGGCCTGGAGTAATCCTACTCCTTCCTAAGCATAGCCCACAGGGGTTAGGAAAGTAGATGGATTATAAACATTCTATTCTCCCCTTACTctctcctcttgtctctcttaTCTCAAATGTAGGTCCCTCCTCCTCCGTGAGCCTTTCCTGCACACCTCAGCCCACTGCGCCCTCCCTCTGCAACAGCAAAATCCAACAGCTGCCCAGCACACACTCACCCCCGTGAGGAGTGCAGCCCCTTGCATAGGTGTTCTTCATCTCTCTCCTGAAATCGCAAACTCCTCAGAGACAAGAGCCATTCTTTGAATGTCTTTATGTTCTGACAGGGATGAGCATGGAATTCTGTGTACACAATAGAATAAGAGGTGCTTAAATattaatggagagagagagggaagggaacaaGAGAGGATAAattcttattcaacaaatatttattgcccCTCTATCATGAAGCAGGCGGAGAAACTGAACAAGTAAACAAAAGATAATATTTCCCAGATAGTGGTaagtgtaataaaaaataaataaaccagggTAAAGAGACGGGAAATGGATGAGTAAAAAACGAATGAATAAATTGATCAAATGCCTAGTAAATGCCACCTCTACAAACGTTTAATTTACATCCACTCAAGGTTTTCCTCCCCAGCTTGTACAAAAGCAGAAGGGGGCCACTGAGTGTCTATATTATTTTGCTAGGGTTATGGTAACAAAGTACCAccaactgggtgacttaaacaacagaaatttattgtctcagttctggagactagaagtctaaaatcaagattCAGCAAGATTGATCCCTTCTGAGAGCTGTGAGaggtctgttccaggcctctctccctaGTGTGTACCCTAATGACCTCCCTGTAACTTAATTCcttctgtaaagaccctatctccagataaggtcacattcaaggtactgggggttaggacttcaacacataaATTTAGAAGGAACAATTCAACCCATTACAGTGTCCAAACGAAGTTTTCACCTTTCTATCAGCATCCAGGGTTTACCACTTAAAGATTATTTTGTTCGGttgtaagttccttgagggcaggaactctGTTGCTCATACCTATTTCTCAAGCCACTAGGACTACTCCTGGCGCGTGCAAGATATTTCACAAATGTCAGATTGAATTCACTTTTGTTCAAGAAAACTCAGAGCGAAAGCAAAGCCATTTAACTCAGGAAATCAAGAAAGGTTGATAGCCTGCAGCAATTCCTGGAACATTCT from Hippopotamus amphibius kiboko isolate mHipAmp2 chromosome 10, mHipAmp2.hap2, whole genome shotgun sequence encodes:
- the GPR156 gene encoding probable G-protein coupled receptor 156 isoform X1, yielding MEPEINCSELCDGFPGQELERRPLHDLCRTTITSSHHSSKTVSSLSPALLGVVWTFLSCGLLLIAFFLGFTIRCRKNRIVKMSSPNLNIVTLLGSCLTYSSAYLFGIHDQGALAGSSMETLIQIRLSMLCIGTSLVFGPILGKSWRLYKVFTQRVPDKRVIIKDLQLLGLVAALVTADVILLMTWVLTDPIQCLQILSVSMMVTGRDVSCSLTSTHFCASRYSDVWIALVLGCKGLLLLYGAYLAGLTDHVSSPPVNQSLTIMVGVNLVVLAAGLLFVVTRYLHSWPNLVFGLMSGGIFICTTTINCFIFVPQLKQWKAFEEETQTIRRMAKYFSTPSKSLHTQYGEEQNCRVRGEKNSMERLLTEKNAVIESLQEQVNNAKEKLVRLMSAECTCGPPEGAVPPAASHGKDVLAAASAHGLAVQGPSECLSDSQNDTSTATQDSQSTSVPSSSVRGLKGPVKDTSPAPGQKEKISDLKGFSDHLNLSCGQKPRADQSWDAQRRDQVPVVLHQGLMPGGEGSVPQRQGQLENSEGHAERSSRVNSVIREKLQEVLQDLGLGPEAPLPSSLSCPQQPQKSRACHSPPKMPLSRELGFSPYLVRRRRAAQRARSHFPGSLPSCAGHRVNRAVSGAHTGQNVRDRDSRCLDPQPAGSRVARPSSGKPLLLPAPPGKPGSPEGSRKCQTEPQGAEGSRAAFPYQPSGSGRALCPAAPPLSRASPDLPEQQLRQSPGSPGCPSLSSPCSYLDTESSSSDEVFCRCHRPYCEICFQSSSDSSDSGSSDTDPEPAGGLASWEKLWTRSKPIVNFKDDLKPTLV
- the GPR156 gene encoding probable G-protein coupled receptor 156 isoform X2, with protein sequence MEPEINCSELCDGFPGQELERRPLHDLCRTTITSSHHSSKTVSSLSPALLGVVWTFLSCGLLLIAFFLGFTIRCRKNRIVKMSSPNLNIVTLLGSCLTYSSAYLFGIHDQGALAGSSMETLIQIRLSMLCIGTSLVFGPILGKSWRLYKVFTQRVPDKRVIIKDLQLLGLVAALVTADVILLMTWVLTDPIQCLQILSVTGRDVSCSLTSTHFCASRYSDVWIALVLGCKGLLLLYGAYLAGLTDHVSSPPVNQSLTIMVGVNLVVLAAGLLFVVTRYLHSWPNLVFGLMSGGIFICTTTINCFIFVPQLKQWKAFEEETQTIRRMAKYFSTPSKSLHTQYGEEQNCRVRGEKNSMERLLTEKNAVIESLQEQVNNAKEKLVRLMSAECTCGPPEGAVPPAASHGKDVLAAASAHGLAVQGPSECLSDSQNDTSTATQDSQSTSVPSSSVRGLKGPVKDTSPAPGQKEKISDLKGFSDHLNLSCGQKPRADQSWDAQRRDQVPVVLHQGLMPGGEGSVPQRQGQLENSEGHAERSSRVNSVIREKLQEVLQDLGLGPEAPLPSSLSCPQQPQKSRACHSPPKMPLSRELGFSPYLVRRRRAAQRARSHFPGSLPSCAGHRVNRAVSGAHTGQNVRDRDSRCLDPQPAGSRVARPSSGKPLLLPAPPGKPGSPEGSRKCQTEPQGAEGSRAAFPYQPSGSGRALCPAAPPLSRASPDLPEQQLRQSPGSPGCPSLSSPCSYLDTESSSSDEVFCRCHRPYCEICFQSSSDSSDSGSSDTDPEPAGGLASWEKLWTRSKPIVNFKDDLKPTLV